In Triticum aestivum cultivar Chinese Spring chromosome 5B, IWGSC CS RefSeq v2.1, whole genome shotgun sequence, the following proteins share a genomic window:
- the LOC123112362 gene encoding tRNase Z TRZ2, chloroplastic: MATTTSLFSLAPLRLTRRRLLSPTPGTASRFRTLASKKAAASTVSGPGGGAGSGLLSVLDRALTDEEEYRRARAQVQRKGVEAEGYAVEGISVGGHETCVTVPSLNVAFDIGRGPLFAVRQDHLFITHAHLDHIGGLPMYIATRGLYNLKPPTVFVPPCIRDDVEEMLQIHRRMSRIDLEVELVALDLGETYEIRNDLVARPLQTHHTVPSQGYVIYSVRRKLKKQYAHLKGSQIVKLKQSGSEITDTILYPEVAFTGDTTSDFILDPRNADALRAKVLITEATFLDDQVDVDHAREHGHMHLSEIMEHSQWFRNEAIILTHFSNRYSLEDIRKAVSRLQPKLISKVVALTEGFKSEYS; the protein is encoded by the exons ATGGCGACCACTACCTCCCTCTTCTCCCTCGCCCCGCTccgcctcacccgccgccgcctcctctcccccaCCCCCGGCACGGCCTCCCGCTTCCGGACGCTCGCCTCGAAGAAGGCGGCCGCCTCCACCGTCTCCGGGCCCGGCGGGGGCGCGGGGAGCGGGCTGCTCTCGGTGCTCGACCGGGCGCTCACCGACGAGGAGGAGTACCGCCGCGCGCGCGCCCAGGTGCAGCGCAAGGGCGTGGAGGCGGAGGGGTACGCCGTCGAGGGGATCTCGGTGGGCGGGCACGAGACCTGCGTCACCGTGCCGTCCCTCAACGTCGCCTTCGACATCGGCCGGGGCCCGCTCTTCGCCGTGCGACAGGACCACCTCTTCATCACCCACGCCCACCTCGACCACATC GGTGGTCTTCCAATGTATATAGCAACCCGTGGCCTCTACAATTTGAAGCCTCCAACCGTATTTGTACCTCCGTGCATAAGGGATGATGTTGAGGAGATGCTTCAGATCCATCGTAGAATGAGTCGAATTGACCTGGAAGTTGAATTAGTTGCTCTTGACTTGG GAGAAACATATGAAATACGCAATGACCTTGTTGCCAGACCACTTCAGACTCACCATACTGTACCCAGCCAG GGCTACGTCATATACTCTGTTAGAAGAAAGCTGAAAAAACAGTATGCTCACTTGAAGGGAAGTCAAATAGTAAAATTAAAGCAATCAGGCTCTGAG ATTACAGATACCATACTGTACCCAGAAGTTGCTTTTACCGGAGATACAACATCTGATTTTATTCTTGACCCACGGAATGCGGATGCACTGAGAGCAAAGGTTCTTATAACTGAG GCAACCTTCCTAGATGACCAAGTTGATGTTGATCATGCCCGAGAGCATGGCCACATGCATCTGTCTGAG ATAATGGAGCATTCCCAGTGGTTTAGAAATGAGGCAATTATACTCACCCATTTCTCGAATCGATATAGTCTTGAG GATATTCGGAAAGCTGTTTCCAGGCTACAGCCAAAGTTAATTTCGAAGGTTGTTGCTCTGACAGAAGGCTTCAAATCTGAATATAGCTAA